One Sparus aurata chromosome 5, fSpaAur1.1, whole genome shotgun sequence genomic window carries:
- the LOC115582028 gene encoding trichohyalin isoform X2 translates to MADRDNEVKTDAEDTDELLYTDLNDSSGVFGLDPPTLKLDHCDLLLDALDAQLGQLQVRPQKHQAISTELDSSHAAPFQWSQSPSKDTGLGSSTQTNDTPMSGLDLIHTLTMEQTSEKSTGCREAPVTHEVIKDKLDRRTRDEEEMESQREQVIWRLERLLGETCSEGRMAAETHPPSDSICTEDFVRCFRDEMVELPLPESNLLQLDRAAVAQRTERSDCDTYRCDQKGQSVLSVDGRGTATTFEREQLSDSCGVNIPQASERAGGETQQRREEDGNISYRTEDATEHETLRQNNKRSPKARCLAGVPVWSFDTVSIDSDLESVCTEQVRQHLHRRPGWRSLVQSFTDMDDYCTNTSDYDTPTQEDSEPQSASGQRSSRGNVQNRSPVRKAQRNKRETCRLVCSLGDNDKDTDEEINQWSRRCRPETTSEKMQSDSVRMKEHLFILHRKCEKEEETLQLKKTQLKDVEFSLAELQQRRKHALQDLEQLIAETAELEKEKTTLEFVLRDSRMGKDSISCQLQRQRDSCVVDVRDMENCKQTLKDGAFIERPCVVMSVLEREEMDRQLDGAKTELFAEQRRAREKLESMREKLEETREELQRVAEAESLLRGRCACLEEEKRQKKDQIKAVEFQVGELQGELGECKIRVATLERMLAQKELKLQDLQEQHGALQAERDGLKGELQHLETQHCSAMKEAQEQAHKAVEVALKQQKKDLSLAHEQRIRKVIKQTEEEKANALKEQALSLTPHIESLKSSLELKEKEAKKLRDSLEQQKAEAKNREEELHAEALEKVHRAVEEERRKWEAEIEEAVQVHTGILEEQNRKSLETTRSEMQREKSKALALQHKVVELKTRLQELESDSCAQQREQESLLAVICKSLKEEHQAELQKLQRQMAQESQRAAVRLEQAAQLAHREADRLRMMLEERESSHKQITAELEEQLRRWAQELGAECQHLHLLVEQSGAKHISVQLPPSSTGAEAITNLRSLREQLKRTISHLHQELHSQKQTTEQLSKDKERELSIQRKQLRMERDQALDSIKERLIQEHIEELSSLNWAHMFDGGAEGGGVAASLRKQLKAKDVELRLVQRSMAQWREQTAARLACKFEDELTAELERCKTKLLRGRKASKNREERRRESERPEGETTLSATEAPRSVCSPSLHVAASHSPSDVASFKLLRYLQSRVKQLRAENQSCSWSPSSSSTVPLDLSGSYLTTAQALEVAHMELTQS, encoded by the exons ATGGCTGACAGAGACAACGAAGTGAAGACAGATGCAGAGGACACAGATGAGCTGCTTTATACTg ATCTCAATGACAGCAGCGGTGTGTTTGGTCTGGACCCCCCAACTCTCAAACTGGACCACTGCGACCTTCTCCTAGATGCTCTCGATGCTCAGCTCGGTCAACTGCAG GTCCGGCCCCAGAAACATCAGGCAATATCCACAGAGCTTGATTCCAGCCATGCAG ctcCATTTCAGTGGAGTCAATCCCCGAGCAAAGACACAGGTCTTGGGAGTTCAACTCAAACGAATGACACTCCCATGTCTGGTCTTGATTTGATACACACTCTAACGATGGAGCAAACATCAG AGAAAAGCACAGGCTGCAGGGAAGCTCCTGTCACTCACGAGGTAATTAAAGACAAGTTAGACAGAAGGACAAGAGACGAGGAGGAAATGGAGTCTCAGAGGGAGCAAGTTATCTGGAGGCTGGAGAGGCTGCTTGGAGAAACCTGTAGCGAAGGAAGGATGGCTGCAGAAACCCACCCTCCTTCAGACAGCATCTGTACTGAGGACTTTGTCAGATGCTTCAGAGACGAGATGGTCGAGTTGCCGTTGCCAGAGAGCAATTTACTGCAACTAGATAGAGCTGCAGTGGCTCAGAGGACAGAAAGATCAGACTGTGACACTTACCGATGTGACCAAAAGGGTCAAAGTGTTCTCAGTGTTGATGGAAGAGGAACAGCAACGACATTCGAAAGAGAGCAACTTTCTGACAGCTGTGGAGTAAATATACCACAAGCTAgtgagagagcaggaggagagacacaaCAGAGGCGTGAAGAGGATGGCAACA TCTCTTACAGAACAGAGGATGCCACAGAACATGAAACCCTGCGGCAGAACAACAAGCGTTCCCCTAAAGCCAGGTGTTTGGCAG GAGTGCCTGTGTGGAGTTTTGACACCGTGTCCATTGACAGTGACCTTGAGTCAGTCTGCACAGAGCAAGTCAGGCAGCATCTTCACAGGCGGCCAG GATGGCGCTCTCTCGTTCAGTCCTTCACGGACATGGACGACTACTGCACCAACACAAGTGACTATGACACACCCACACAAGAAGACAGTGAACCTCAGTCTGCATCAG GTCAGAGATCCTCTCGTGGAAACGTACAAAACAGAAGTCCCGTTCGGAAAGCCCAGCGTAATAAGAGAGAAACATGCAG actTGTGTGTTCTTTGGGTGACAACGACAAGGACACGGATGAGGAAATAAATCAGTGGAGCAGGAGATGCCGGCCTGAGACGACGTCAGAGAAGATGCAGTCCGATTCGGTCAGGATGAAAGAGCATCTCTTTATACTTCACCGA AAAtgtgagaaagaggaggagacactgcagctgaagaagactCAGTTAAAAGACGTTGAGTTCTCCCTCGCTGAGCTTCAACAGCGAAGGAAG CATGCTTTGCAGGATTTAGAGCAACTTATTGCAGAGACAGCAGAactggagaaggagaagacgACTCTTGAGTTTGTTCTGAGAGACAGCAGAATGGGGAAGGACTCTATCAG TTGCCAgctgcagaggcagagagatTCCTGTGTCGTTGATGTAAGAGACATGGAGAACTGCAAGCAGACTCTGAAGGATGGAGCCTTCATAGAGAGG CCCTGTGTGGTCATGTCAGtgctggagagggaggagatggaCAGACAGCTGGACGGCGCCAAAACAGAACTTTTTGCTGAACAGCGACGTGCAAGAGAGAAGCTAGAGTCCATGAGAGAG AAACTGGAGGAGACTcgtgaggagctgcagagggtCGCAGAGGCAGAGAGCCTGCTGAGAGGCAGGTGTGCATGtttagaggaggagaagaggcagAAGAAGGATCAGATCAAG GCAGTAGAGTTTCAGGTTGGCGAGCTGCAGGGTGAACTGGGAGAATGTAAGATCAGAGTGGCCACTCTGGAGAGGATGTTGGCTCAGAAGGAGCTGAAGCTGCAAGATTTACAGGAGCAACATGGAGCCTTACAAGCTGAAAGAGATGGACTAAAGGGGGAGCTACAACACCTGGAAACCCAGCACTGCAGTGCAATGAAAGAAGCCCAGGAGCAAGCTCATAAAGCAGTG GAGGTAGCATTGAAGCAGCAAAAGAAAGATTTGTCTTTGGCTCATGAGCAGCGAATCCGAAAG GTTATTAAGCAGACTGAAGAGGAGAAAGCAAACGCTTTGAAAGAACaagctctgtctctcacacCACACATTGAGTCATTGAAAAGTTCTCTTGAG CTAAAGGAAAAAGAGGCAAAGAAGCTGAGAGATTCCCTGGAGCAGCAGAAGGCGGAGGCAAAGAACCGTGAAGAGGAGCTGCATGCAGAAGCCTTGGAAAAG GTTCACAGAGCagtagaggaggagaggaggaaatgggAGGCAGAAATAGAGGAAGCAGTGCAGGTGCACACTGGCATCCTGGAGGAGCAGAACAGAAAGAGTCTGGAAACCACGAGGAGTGAGATGCAGCGAGAGAAGAGTAAAGCACTGGCTCTTCAGCATAAAGTAGTGGAGCTAAAAACA AGACTTCAGGAGTTGGAGAGTGACAGCTGTGCgcagcagagagagcaggagtCTTTACTGGCAGTTATCTGTAAATCACTAAAAGAGGAGCACCAGGCCGAGCTGCAGAAGTTGCAGAGACAGATGGCACAG GAgagtcagagagcagcagtgcGGCTCGAGCAGGCGGCTCAGCTggcacacagagaggcagaccgGCTCCGGATGATGctggaggaaagagagagcagcCATAAACAGATCACAGCTGAGTTGGAAGAGCAGCTCAGGCGCTGGGCCCAGGAGCTGGGAGCAGAGTGCCAGCATCTACACCTCTTAGTGGAGCAGAGTGGagccaaacacatttctgttcagCTACCTCCCAG TTCTACGGGAGCTGAGGCTATAACAAACCTGAGATCCCTTAGAGAGCAGTTGAAGCGCACGATTAGCCATCTACACCAGGAGCTTCATTCACAGAAACAAACCACGGAGCAGCTGAGCAAAGACAAG GAGCGAGAGCTGAGCATCCAGAGGAAACAgctgaggatggagagagaccAAGCCCTGGATTCTATAAAGGAGCGTCTCATTCAG GAGCACATCGAGGAGCTAAGCAGTCTGAACTGGGCTCACATGTTTGATGGGGGAGCCGAGGGAGGGGGAGTGGCAGCGTCTCTTCGCAAACAGCTGAAGGCCAAAGACGTGGAGCTGAGGCTGGTTCAGAGGAGCATGGCTCAGTGGAGAGAGCAGACTGCTGCTCGTCTGGCGTGCAAGTTCGAAGACGAGCTGACAGCTGAACTGGAGAG GTGCAAGACAAAGTTGTTGAGGGGCAG AAAAGCATCAAAGAATCGAGAAGAGAGGCGGAGAGAGTCTGAGAGGCCTGAAGGAGAGACGACGCTCAGTGCAACg GAAGCTCCACGTTCAGTTTGCTCCCCCTCCCTTCATGTCGCTGCCTCCCACAGCCCCTCAGACGTGGCTTCATTTAAGCTCCTGCGTTACCTCCAGAGCAGAGTCAAGCAGCTCCGCGCAGAAAACCAGTCGTGCAGCTGGAGCCCGTCGTCTTCAAGTACGGTCCCTTTAGATCTGTCAGGATCCTATCTTACAACG GCTCAAGCTCTTGAAGTGGCACACATGGAG CTCACTCAGAGTTGA
- the LOC115582028 gene encoding trichohyalin isoform X1: MADRDNEVKTDAEDTDELLYTDLNDSSGVFGLDPPTLKLDHCDLLLDALDAQLGQLQVRPQKHQAISTELDSSHAAPFQWSQSPSKDTGLGSSTQTNDTPMSGLDLIHTLTMEQTSEKSTGCREAPVTHEVIKDKLDRRTRDEEEMESQREQVIWRLERLLGETCSEGRMAAETHPPSDSICTEDFVRCFRDEMVELPLPESNLLQLDRAAVAQRTERSDCDTYRCDQKGQSVLSVDGRGTATTFEREQLSDSCGVNIPQASERAGGETQQRREEDGNISYRTEDATEHETLRQNNKRSPKARCLAGVPVWSFDTVSIDSDLESVCTEQVRQHLHRRPGWRSLVQSFTDMDDYCTNTSDYDTPTQEDSEPQSASGQRSSRGNVQNRSPVRKAQRNKRETCRLVCSLGDNDKDTDEEINQWSRRCRPETTSEKMQSDSVRMKEHLFILHRKCEKEEETLQLKKTQLKDVEFSLAELQQRRKHALQDLEQLIAETAELEKEKTTLEFVLRDSRMGKDSISCQLQRQRDSCVVDVRDMENCKQTLKDGAFIERPCVVMSVLEREEMDRQLDGAKTELFAEQRRAREKLESMREKLEETREELQRVAEAESLLRGRCACLEEEKRQKKDQIKAVEFQVGELQGELGECKIRVATLERMLAQKELKLQDLQEQHGALQAERDGLKGELQHLETQHCSAMKEAQEQAHKAVEVALKQQKKDLSLAHEQRIRKVIKQTEEEKANALKEQALSLTPHIESLKSSLELKEKEAKKLRDSLEQQKAEAKNREEELHAEALEKVHRAVEEERRKWEAEIEEAVQVHTGILEEQNRKSLETTRSEMQREKSKALALQHKVVELKTRLQELESDSCAQQREQESLLAVICKSLKEEHQAELQKLQRQMAQESQRAAVRLEQAAQLAHREADRLRMMLEERESSHKQITAELEEQLRRWAQELGAECQHLHLLVEQSGAKHISVQLPPSSTGAEAITNLRSLREQLKRTISHLHQELHSQKQTTEQLSKDKERELSIQRKQLRMERDQALDSIKERLIQEHIEELSSLNWAHMFDGGAEGGGVAASLRKQLKAKDVELRLVQRSMAQWREQTAARLACKFEDELTAELERCKTKLLRGRKASKNREERRRESERPEGETTLSATQEAPRSVCSPSLHVAASHSPSDVASFKLLRYLQSRVKQLRAENQSCSWSPSSSSTVPLDLSGSYLTTAQALEVAHMELTQS, from the exons ATGGCTGACAGAGACAACGAAGTGAAGACAGATGCAGAGGACACAGATGAGCTGCTTTATACTg ATCTCAATGACAGCAGCGGTGTGTTTGGTCTGGACCCCCCAACTCTCAAACTGGACCACTGCGACCTTCTCCTAGATGCTCTCGATGCTCAGCTCGGTCAACTGCAG GTCCGGCCCCAGAAACATCAGGCAATATCCACAGAGCTTGATTCCAGCCATGCAG ctcCATTTCAGTGGAGTCAATCCCCGAGCAAAGACACAGGTCTTGGGAGTTCAACTCAAACGAATGACACTCCCATGTCTGGTCTTGATTTGATACACACTCTAACGATGGAGCAAACATCAG AGAAAAGCACAGGCTGCAGGGAAGCTCCTGTCACTCACGAGGTAATTAAAGACAAGTTAGACAGAAGGACAAGAGACGAGGAGGAAATGGAGTCTCAGAGGGAGCAAGTTATCTGGAGGCTGGAGAGGCTGCTTGGAGAAACCTGTAGCGAAGGAAGGATGGCTGCAGAAACCCACCCTCCTTCAGACAGCATCTGTACTGAGGACTTTGTCAGATGCTTCAGAGACGAGATGGTCGAGTTGCCGTTGCCAGAGAGCAATTTACTGCAACTAGATAGAGCTGCAGTGGCTCAGAGGACAGAAAGATCAGACTGTGACACTTACCGATGTGACCAAAAGGGTCAAAGTGTTCTCAGTGTTGATGGAAGAGGAACAGCAACGACATTCGAAAGAGAGCAACTTTCTGACAGCTGTGGAGTAAATATACCACAAGCTAgtgagagagcaggaggagagacacaaCAGAGGCGTGAAGAGGATGGCAACA TCTCTTACAGAACAGAGGATGCCACAGAACATGAAACCCTGCGGCAGAACAACAAGCGTTCCCCTAAAGCCAGGTGTTTGGCAG GAGTGCCTGTGTGGAGTTTTGACACCGTGTCCATTGACAGTGACCTTGAGTCAGTCTGCACAGAGCAAGTCAGGCAGCATCTTCACAGGCGGCCAG GATGGCGCTCTCTCGTTCAGTCCTTCACGGACATGGACGACTACTGCACCAACACAAGTGACTATGACACACCCACACAAGAAGACAGTGAACCTCAGTCTGCATCAG GTCAGAGATCCTCTCGTGGAAACGTACAAAACAGAAGTCCCGTTCGGAAAGCCCAGCGTAATAAGAGAGAAACATGCAG actTGTGTGTTCTTTGGGTGACAACGACAAGGACACGGATGAGGAAATAAATCAGTGGAGCAGGAGATGCCGGCCTGAGACGACGTCAGAGAAGATGCAGTCCGATTCGGTCAGGATGAAAGAGCATCTCTTTATACTTCACCGA AAAtgtgagaaagaggaggagacactgcagctgaagaagactCAGTTAAAAGACGTTGAGTTCTCCCTCGCTGAGCTTCAACAGCGAAGGAAG CATGCTTTGCAGGATTTAGAGCAACTTATTGCAGAGACAGCAGAactggagaaggagaagacgACTCTTGAGTTTGTTCTGAGAGACAGCAGAATGGGGAAGGACTCTATCAG TTGCCAgctgcagaggcagagagatTCCTGTGTCGTTGATGTAAGAGACATGGAGAACTGCAAGCAGACTCTGAAGGATGGAGCCTTCATAGAGAGG CCCTGTGTGGTCATGTCAGtgctggagagggaggagatggaCAGACAGCTGGACGGCGCCAAAACAGAACTTTTTGCTGAACAGCGACGTGCAAGAGAGAAGCTAGAGTCCATGAGAGAG AAACTGGAGGAGACTcgtgaggagctgcagagggtCGCAGAGGCAGAGAGCCTGCTGAGAGGCAGGTGTGCATGtttagaggaggagaagaggcagAAGAAGGATCAGATCAAG GCAGTAGAGTTTCAGGTTGGCGAGCTGCAGGGTGAACTGGGAGAATGTAAGATCAGAGTGGCCACTCTGGAGAGGATGTTGGCTCAGAAGGAGCTGAAGCTGCAAGATTTACAGGAGCAACATGGAGCCTTACAAGCTGAAAGAGATGGACTAAAGGGGGAGCTACAACACCTGGAAACCCAGCACTGCAGTGCAATGAAAGAAGCCCAGGAGCAAGCTCATAAAGCAGTG GAGGTAGCATTGAAGCAGCAAAAGAAAGATTTGTCTTTGGCTCATGAGCAGCGAATCCGAAAG GTTATTAAGCAGACTGAAGAGGAGAAAGCAAACGCTTTGAAAGAACaagctctgtctctcacacCACACATTGAGTCATTGAAAAGTTCTCTTGAG CTAAAGGAAAAAGAGGCAAAGAAGCTGAGAGATTCCCTGGAGCAGCAGAAGGCGGAGGCAAAGAACCGTGAAGAGGAGCTGCATGCAGAAGCCTTGGAAAAG GTTCACAGAGCagtagaggaggagaggaggaaatgggAGGCAGAAATAGAGGAAGCAGTGCAGGTGCACACTGGCATCCTGGAGGAGCAGAACAGAAAGAGTCTGGAAACCACGAGGAGTGAGATGCAGCGAGAGAAGAGTAAAGCACTGGCTCTTCAGCATAAAGTAGTGGAGCTAAAAACA AGACTTCAGGAGTTGGAGAGTGACAGCTGTGCgcagcagagagagcaggagtCTTTACTGGCAGTTATCTGTAAATCACTAAAAGAGGAGCACCAGGCCGAGCTGCAGAAGTTGCAGAGACAGATGGCACAG GAgagtcagagagcagcagtgcGGCTCGAGCAGGCGGCTCAGCTggcacacagagaggcagaccgGCTCCGGATGATGctggaggaaagagagagcagcCATAAACAGATCACAGCTGAGTTGGAAGAGCAGCTCAGGCGCTGGGCCCAGGAGCTGGGAGCAGAGTGCCAGCATCTACACCTCTTAGTGGAGCAGAGTGGagccaaacacatttctgttcagCTACCTCCCAG TTCTACGGGAGCTGAGGCTATAACAAACCTGAGATCCCTTAGAGAGCAGTTGAAGCGCACGATTAGCCATCTACACCAGGAGCTTCATTCACAGAAACAAACCACGGAGCAGCTGAGCAAAGACAAG GAGCGAGAGCTGAGCATCCAGAGGAAACAgctgaggatggagagagaccAAGCCCTGGATTCTATAAAGGAGCGTCTCATTCAG GAGCACATCGAGGAGCTAAGCAGTCTGAACTGGGCTCACATGTTTGATGGGGGAGCCGAGGGAGGGGGAGTGGCAGCGTCTCTTCGCAAACAGCTGAAGGCCAAAGACGTGGAGCTGAGGCTGGTTCAGAGGAGCATGGCTCAGTGGAGAGAGCAGACTGCTGCTCGTCTGGCGTGCAAGTTCGAAGACGAGCTGACAGCTGAACTGGAGAG GTGCAAGACAAAGTTGTTGAGGGGCAG AAAAGCATCAAAGAATCGAGAAGAGAGGCGGAGAGAGTCTGAGAGGCCTGAAGGAGAGACGACGCTCAGTGCAACg CAGGAAGCTCCACGTTCAGTTTGCTCCCCCTCCCTTCATGTCGCTGCCTCCCACAGCCCCTCAGACGTGGCTTCATTTAAGCTCCTGCGTTACCTCCAGAGCAGAGTCAAGCAGCTCCGCGCAGAAAACCAGTCGTGCAGCTGGAGCCCGTCGTCTTCAAGTACGGTCCCTTTAGATCTGTCAGGATCCTATCTTACAACG GCTCAAGCTCTTGAAGTGGCACACATGGAG CTCACTCAGAGTTGA